The Gemmatimonadota bacterium genome includes the window CAGGCGGTCTTCGACTTCCTGGGCGGTCGGTTGCTGATGCCGGAGCCGCGCCCGACGATGAGGGCCTACCTCCGTTCCTGGTCGCGCGGCGTATTGGCGCACAGCCTGGTGCTGACCACGGTCGGGGTTCTCAGCTACACCAGCTTCCAGCTCACCGGTGGATTCGGAACGTCGATCCTCGTCGCGACCGCCGGTTTGGCGCTCGGTCGGCGGCTCCTGCTCCGCGCGGTGGCCGGGATCGTAGCCAAGGCAGCCCCCGCCGAAGGCGAATCACGGCTGATCGCGACCGCCACGGACCCGGCATTCACCGGCGGGATCCTCGGGCTCGGCCCAACCGCGCAAACCCTGCTTCCCGAACGCTGGTTGGCGAGAGAGTTCAGGGAAGACCTCTCCGTGGAAACCGTCCGGCGTCAATGGCAGATCAACAACGGGTTGCCCCTCCGGACTTTCCTCGTGGTCTTGGGTTGGAATCTCCTGGGCGGCTGGGCCGGCTCGACGGCTTTCGCGTTGGCCGCCCGAACTCCGGCGGAAGCGCTGGTCGGCTACGCCTGTTGGATGACCCTCTGGGCGTTCGGGGGCCTGTTGATCCTGCCGGCCCTGAGCCGCCCGGCGGTGTTCGCCGCCGACCGTGCCGCCCTCGATGCCGGTCATGACCCCCGGCGTTGGATTGCGCGGTTTCCGAACCTGGTCGGCGAAGATGGGAGCCCAAGCGCAGCGGTCCAGGCGATCTTCTACCCGATTCCTTCGGCCCGTTGGCGGCTCGACCGACCCTTGAAGACGAACGAAGTCACCGCCGCGTACTTCAAGCAGATGGCCAAGACCGAGACCTGGGCCGTCCGAGCCGATCTCGAGCGGGTGGCGGCGGGATCACGCGAGGCGATGCTCCGAGTGGCCCGGTCGTCGACGTCGTGGAATGCCACCCTCCGCACCACCTGTGTGGCGACGATGCTCGAGGGCGGCCATGCGATGAACGCGCTGCCCCAGTTGGCGGCCGCGACGATCAATTGCCGAGTCCTTCCGGAGGACGAGCCGGACTACGTCGAGGCCGCCCTCCGTAAGGTCGTCGCCGATTCGGCGGTTGCCATCAGCCGCGTCAACGCGCTGGGCCGCGGGCCGGCCTCGCCGCTCCGGCCGGACGTGATGAGCGCCGTATCCGAGATCACCACCGCGATGTGGCCCGGCGTCGTCACGGTGCCGATCATGGTCATGGGCGCGACCGACGGCCGCCTGCTCCGATCAGCCGGGATCCCGACGTATGGGGTGCAAGGGTTCTTCTTCGACCGGGACGACATCCGCTTCCACGGCCGAGACGAACGGATCCGGGTGCAGTCGTTTTTCGAGGGGCACGCGTTTCTCTACCAGCTGGTGAAACAGTTGGCTGGCGCGAAGCCGATCTCGTGACGAAGGGCTCGCTGCCTATCGAATGCCGACGAGCCCCTTGACCGAGGCATAGAGTTTGGCGCTGTCGTAGCCGATGCCGTCGCGGAAGACCACGGTGACTTTCCGAATGTCGGCGGGCTTGCTCACCGGATCTCCGGCGATCACCGCGAGGTCGGCGGTCTTGCCGACCGCTATCGAACCCAACCGATCGGCGATTCCCAGGACCGTGGCCCCGTTGAGCGACATGACCTGGATCGCCTCGGCCGGGGTGAGCCCGGCCTCGACCAGCAATTCATAGTTCCGGTGGTCGCCGATCCCCGCCGGCACATTCCACGCGGGGTCGACGCCGGCGCCGAGCAGGCCGCCGGCCCGGAAGAACGCCACCTCGTACTCCATGGACTTCTTGAGCGCCTGCTGCGCTATCTCGGAATGGCCGGCGGCCTCGACGCCGCGATGGCGGGCCTCTTCCTCGGCCTTCGAGTCGGGCGCAAGCGCGTCCCAGAGCCGCGGGTCGTCGCCCCAGGGCCGTCCGGCAGTCCCTGATTCGTACACGGCAAGAGTCGAGGTCATGGCCACCTTGCGGGCGGCCATGTCGGCGAAGGTGGCTTTGATCCGCGGATCGTTGGCAATGTCGAGCTTCACATAGACGTCACGGATGCCCGCGGGACAGAGATCGGGCTGCTTGTTCGGCAGGTATTCGGAGTTGGTCATCAGGCCGTGTTCGAGGGCGTCGATCCCCGCGGCAATCGCGTCCCGGAAACCCACCGAGCAGAGGTGCCCGGTCACCTTGAGCCCGCGCTTGTGGGCCTGGTCGGTGATCGCCGCGAGCGTCGCCACCTGGAGCTGGTTGTAGACCTTGAGCCAGGTGGCCCCTTCTTCGGCCCAGTAGTCGACGACTTTGCGGGCCTGCTCGGGACCCGACAGCTCGTGCATGCCGAGGAGGTCGAGACGCATGTCGGGTCCGGGACTGATCAGGTACGGTCCGGTGACGAAGAGCCGGGGGCCGGGGATCTCGCCGCGTTCGATGTTGGCTTTGAGGTTGATCTCCGCATAGGGCGACGCGCTGCCGGTGGTCCGGATGGTGGTGACCCCCGCGCCGAGGTAAAGACGGGGTGCCGTGAAGTTCGACTGCACGGCGCGGGGCGCGAGCGTGTAGTAGAAGGTGTGATTGTGGAGCCCGACCAGGCCGGGGATCACGGTGTGGCCGGTGAGATCCATGACTCGGGCGCCGGCGGGGATCTTGGCACCGGCGGCCGGTCCGACCCAGCTGATCTTGCCCCGCTCGAGCACGATGGTCTGATCGGCGCGGGGTGCCGTCCCGGTGCCATCGATCAGTTGCACGTGGGTCAGGGCCACGACCGGGGCGTCGACCGAGACGTACTGGCGGACGCCCGATCCCAGGTTCTCGAGAGACTGTGAGGTGGCGATGGACGGGAGCGCGGCGCTGAGGAGCGCGAGCCAGGGAGCGATTCGCATGGAAGGCCTGAGTCAGAGTCTCCTCAATACTACTGCCGATTGGCGGCCAGCCAACCCCCCGCCTCAGCCATCCGCCAAGAGCGGGGCGAGGAGTACCCAGTCGGTTTGCCGGTCGCTCCCCACTAAGAAGTCATGACTCCCGATTTTCGCGAACCCGGCCTTCAGATAAAAGGCGATCGCTCGCGGGTTTCGCTCCCAGACACCGAGCCACAAGTGATGGCCACCGAGTTCTTGGGCCGCCTCGCGCGCCGCGAGCATCAGCGGCATCGCCGCTCCGGTTCCCTGCACGGAGCGAACCAGGTAGAAACGATGGAGTTCAACCGGTTCGGCGGCCACCACGCACGCCGGCGCCGACTTGCGGCGCACTTGGGCGAAACCGATGAGTTGGTGGTCCCGGTACGCGAGCACGGTTCGGACGTCGGGGTCGGCTAGCTCAGCGGCCTGCTGGGCCCTGCCATAGGATGACTCCAGGTGGACCTTGAGGTCTTCGGGGCGGTTGTCCGCGCCAAAACTATCGGCGAACGTGCGCGCCGCCAGTTCCGCCAGTACCGACGCGTCGGAGACGCCTGCGCGCCGAATCATGACCTCCACTTTACGGGTCCTCGCGCGCTGCCTTGATGGCGGCGATATCGATCTTCTTCATCCGAATCATCGCATCGAACGCGCGCTTGGCGGCAGCGGGATCGGGATCGGTGATCGCCTTGGTCAGGGCGATCGGCGTGATCTGCCAGGACAGTCCCCATTGGTCCTTGCACCAGGCCGCACGCGCTCTCCTGGCCGCCGTTGCCGACGATCGCGTTCCAGTCCTCGGCGTCGCGATCGTACCAAAGGCGCAACCTGTTCTTGGCCGGGTTCGGCATGTCACGGCTCCATTCGGATCGGGGCTCTGGGAAGTCTAGATCCACCCGCCGGGTCCGAGTAGTGCTCTCGATCCTCCTCTCCCTGTTTCACCTGGCGGACGACATCATCCCCTCGGCGCTCGGGTTGTGGCGCCTGCGATCGGGCCGGCGCCCCGGGGCCTAACCCAGCTTGGGATGGTCTTCCGGTGATCTCGGATGGTATTTTGAATTGATCGGACACTCAAATTTACGCACCATCGGAGCGAATCATGGACGGCAATGCACCCAAGGCCGGAGACAAGTGCCCGGTCATTCACGGAGGGAGCCAGGCAACGACGGCTGGAGGCAGGTCGAACCGGGACTGGTGGCCCAACCAACTGAACCTCGCGATACTCCATCAGAATTCGCCTCTGTCCGATCCCATGGGCACGGCGTTCAACTATGCCGAAGAATTCAAGAAGCTCGACCTCGAGGCCCTGAAGAAGGACCTCTTCGAGTTGATGACGACCTCGCAGGACTGGTGGCCGGCCGACTACGGTCACTATGGGCCGCTCTTTATTCGGATGGCGTGGCACAGCGCCGGAACCTACCGCACGGGTGACGGCCGCGGCGGCGCGGCTTCGGGCACTCTGCGCTTTGCGCCTCTCAACAGCTGGCCCGACAACGGCAATCTCGACAAGGCCCGTCGGCTGCTCTGGCCGATCAAACGGAAATACGGCAAGCAGGTCTCTTGGGCCGACCTCATGATCTTCGCCGGCAACTGCGCCATCGAGTCGATGGGACTCAAGCCCTTCGGCTTCGCCGGGGGCCGCGCGGACGTCTGGGAGCCCGACCAGGACATCTATTGGGGCGCCGAGGCGGAATGGCTCGGCGACAAGCGCTACTCCGGCGACCGGGAACTCGCGAACCCGCTTGGCGCCGTGCAAATGGGACTGATCTACGTGAACCCCGAAGGACCGAACGGCACGCCGGATCCCCTCGCGTCGGCCCGAGACATCCGGGAGACCTTCAAGCGGATGGCGATGGACGACGAGGAGACGGTCGCCCTTGTCGCCGGTGGCCACACCTTCGGCAAGGCGCACGGCGCCGGCGATCCTAAGCTGGTCGGACCGGAGCCCGAGGGAGCCGGCATCGAAGAACAGGGGCTGGGCTGGAAGAACCGCTTCGGCACCGGCAAGGGTGGCGACACCACCACCAGCGGGATCGAGGGCGCCTGGAAGCCGAACCCGACCACTTGGGACAACGGCTACTTCGATACGCTGTTCGGCTATGAGTGGGCATTGACGAAGAGCCCGGCCGGAGCCCACCAGTGGACGCCCAAAGACCCCGCCACGGCCGCGACCGTGCCGGATGCGCACGATCCGGCGAAGCGGCACGCGCCGATGATGACCACCGCCGACATGGCGCTCCGGGTGGATCCGATCTACCGCCCGATCTCGAAGCGGTTCCACGAACATCCGGACCAGCTGGCAGCGGCGTTTGCCAGGGCATGGTTCAAGCTGACCCATCGCGACATGGGGCCGCGGCCCCGTTACCTCGGCGCGCTCGTGCCGCGGGACGAGCTGTTGTGGCAGGACCCCATCCCCGCCGTGGATCACCCGCTGATTGACACGAAGGATATCGCGGCTCTCAAGCGCAAGGTCCTCGCGTCGGGACTGTCCGTCGCCCAGCTCGTCTCGACCGCCTGGGCGTCGGCCTCCACCTTTCGTGGCTCCGACAAGCGTGGCGGCGCGAACGGTGCCCGGCTCCGCCTCGCGCCGCAGAAGGATTGGGAGGTCAACCAGCCGGCCAAGCTGGCGCGGGTTCTGGAGACCCTCCTGACCATC containing:
- a CDS encoding M20/M25/M40 family metallo-hydrolase — protein: MPEPRPTMRAYLRSWSRGVLAHSLVLTTVGVLSYTSFQLTGGFGTSILVATAGLALGRRLLLRAVAGIVAKAAPAEGESRLIATATDPAFTGGILGLGPTAQTLLPERWLAREFREDLSVETVRRQWQINNGLPLRTFLVVLGWNLLGGWAGSTAFALAARTPAEALVGYACWMTLWAFGGLLILPALSRPAVFAADRAALDAGHDPRRWIARFPNLVGEDGSPSAAVQAIFYPIPSARWRLDRPLKTNEVTAAYFKQMAKTETWAVRADLERVAAGSREAMLRVARSSTSWNATLRTTCVATMLEGGHAMNALPQLAAATINCRVLPEDEPDYVEAALRKVVADSAVAISRVNALGRGPASPLRPDVMSAVSEITTAMWPGVVTVPIMVMGATDGRLLRSAGIPTYGVQGFFFDRDDIRFHGRDERIRVQSFFEGHAFLYQLVKQLAGAKPIS
- a CDS encoding amidohydrolase, coding for MRIAPWLALLSAALPSIATSQSLENLGSGVRQYVSVDAPVVALTHVQLIDGTGTAPRADQTIVLERGKISWVGPAAGAKIPAGARVMDLTGHTVIPGLVGLHNHTFYYTLAPRAVQSNFTAPRLYLGAGVTTIRTTGSASPYAEINLKANIERGEIPGPRLFVTGPYLISPGPDMRLDLLGMHELSGPEQARKVVDYWAEEGATWLKVYNQLQVATLAAITDQAHKRGLKVTGHLCSVGFRDAIAAGIDALEHGLMTNSEYLPNKQPDLCPAGIRDVYVKLDIANDPRIKATFADMAARKVAMTSTLAVYESGTAGRPWGDDPRLWDALAPDSKAEEEARHRGVEAAGHSEIAQQALKKSMEYEVAFFRAGGLLGAGVDPAWNVPAGIGDHRNYELLVEAGLTPAEAIQVMSLNGATVLGIADRLGSIAVGKTADLAVIAGDPVSKPADIRKVTVVFRDGIGYDSAKLYASVKGLVGIR
- a CDS encoding GNAT family N-acetyltransferase translates to MIRRAGVSDASVLAELAARTFADSFGADNRPEDLKVHLESSYGRAQQAAELADPDVRTVLAYRDHQLIGFAQVRRKSAPACVVAAEPVELHRFYLVRSVQGTGAAMPLMLAAREAAQELGGHHLWLGVWERNPRAIAFYLKAGFAKIGSHDFLVGSDRQTDWVLLAPLLADG
- the katG gene encoding catalase/peroxidase HPI — its product is MDGNAPKAGDKCPVIHGGSQATTAGGRSNRDWWPNQLNLAILHQNSPLSDPMGTAFNYAEEFKKLDLEALKKDLFELMTTSQDWWPADYGHYGPLFIRMAWHSAGTYRTGDGRGGAASGTLRFAPLNSWPDNGNLDKARRLLWPIKRKYGKQVSWADLMIFAGNCAIESMGLKPFGFAGGRADVWEPDQDIYWGAEAEWLGDKRYSGDRELANPLGAVQMGLIYVNPEGPNGTPDPLASARDIRETFKRMAMDDEETVALVAGGHTFGKAHGAGDPKLVGPEPEGAGIEEQGLGWKNRFGTGKGGDTTTSGIEGAWKPNPTTWDNGYFDTLFGYEWALTKSPAGAHQWTPKDPATAATVPDAHDPAKRHAPMMTTADMALRVDPIYRPISKRFHEHPDQLAAAFARAWFKLTHRDMGPRPRYLGALVPRDELLWQDPIPAVDHPLIDTKDIAALKRKVLASGLSVAQLVSTAWASASTFRGSDKRGGANGARLRLAPQKDWEVNQPAKLARVLETLLTIQKEFNTAQTDGKQVSLADLIVLGGCAAVERSATKSGFKVKVPFSPGRMDASDELTDVESFAVLEPIADGFRNYQKADYTVSAEALLVDKAQLLTLTAPEMTVLVGGLRVLSANFGQSKHGVFTDRPEILTNDFFVNLLDIGTTWKATSNAADGFEGRDRVTDDVKWTATRVDLIFGSNSELRAVSEVYAQDDSKGKFVRDFVAAWAKVMDLDRFDLA